The following coding sequences are from one Desertifilum tharense IPPAS B-1220 window:
- a CDS encoding ferredoxin--nitrite reductase yields the protein MTTTTAKPSTLNKFEKFKAEKDGLAVKSEIEQFARMGWEAMDETDRDHRLKWLGVFFRPVTPGKFMLRMRIPNGILTSQQMRVLAEIVQRYGEDGNADITTRQNLQLRGIRIEDIPDIFNRFEQVGLTSVQSGMDNVRNITGSPVAGIDRDELIDTRELVQAVQDTITNSGQGNPEFTNLPRKFNIAIAGGRDNSVHAEINDLAFLPAYKEGTLGFNVIVGGFFSGKRCEAAIPLNAWVEAHQVVELCRVVLEIYRDCGLRANRQKARLMWLIDEWGIEKFRSEVDQKLSYPLQTAAPKDEIDWEKRDHIGVYPQKQEGYHYVGLHVPVGRLFATDLFDLARVAEVYGSGEIRLTVEQNIIIPQIPDSRLETFLAEPLLQKFSTQPEPLSRALVSCTGSQFCNFALIETKNRALAMIRELEAELCVPQSVRIHWTGCPNSCGQPQVADIGLMGTKTRKEGKTLEGVDLYMGGKVGKDAHLGQCVQKGIPCEDLKPILRNLLIERFGATPKVGA from the coding sequence ATGACAACGACCACCGCGAAACCGAGTACCCTCAACAAGTTTGAGAAATTCAAAGCCGAAAAAGACGGACTCGCCGTCAAGTCCGAAATCGAACAATTTGCGCGGATGGGTTGGGAAGCGATGGATGAAACCGATCGCGACCATCGCCTTAAGTGGCTTGGCGTGTTCTTCCGTCCCGTCACTCCCGGCAAATTCATGTTACGGATGCGAATTCCCAACGGCATTCTCACCTCCCAACAGATGCGAGTGCTAGCAGAAATTGTCCAACGGTACGGCGAAGATGGTAACGCTGATATTACCACAAGACAAAACCTGCAACTACGCGGAATTCGGATTGAAGATATTCCCGACATCTTCAATCGGTTTGAACAAGTCGGCTTAACCTCCGTCCAGTCCGGGATGGACAACGTGCGAAACATTACCGGATCGCCCGTTGCTGGTATTGACCGCGACGAGTTGATTGACACGCGGGAATTGGTGCAAGCCGTCCAAGACACGATTACCAACTCCGGTCAAGGCAACCCAGAGTTTACCAATTTACCGCGCAAATTCAACATTGCGATCGCCGGAGGGCGCGACAACTCCGTCCACGCCGAAATTAACGACCTCGCCTTCCTCCCCGCCTATAAAGAGGGCACCCTTGGCTTCAACGTGATTGTAGGGGGCTTTTTCTCCGGGAAACGTTGCGAAGCGGCCATTCCTCTCAACGCCTGGGTAGAAGCGCACCAAGTCGTCGAACTCTGCCGAGTTGTCCTCGAAATTTACCGCGACTGCGGCTTAAGAGCCAACCGCCAAAAAGCCCGTCTCATGTGGCTGATTGATGAATGGGGAATCGAAAAATTCCGCAGCGAAGTAGACCAAAAACTCAGCTATCCCTTACAAACAGCCGCCCCCAAAGACGAAATTGACTGGGAAAAACGCGACCACATTGGCGTTTACCCCCAAAAGCAAGAGGGATATCATTACGTCGGCTTGCACGTTCCCGTCGGTCGCTTATTTGCCACAGACCTCTTCGATTTAGCCAGAGTCGCCGAGGTGTATGGTAGCGGCGAAATCCGCTTAACTGTCGAACAAAATATTATCATCCCGCAGATTCCCGATTCTCGCTTGGAAACCTTCCTCGCAGAACCGCTACTGCAAAAATTCTCGACTCAGCCCGAACCCCTAAGCCGCGCCCTCGTTTCCTGTACGGGTTCTCAGTTTTGCAACTTTGCCCTGATTGAAACCAAAAATCGCGCTTTGGCAATGATTCGCGAACTCGAAGCCGAACTCTGTGTTCCCCAGTCCGTTCGCATTCACTGGACGGGATGCCCCAACTCTTGCGGACAACCCCAAGTTGCCGATATTGGCTTAATGGGAACCAAAACCCGCAAAGAGGGCAAAACCCTAGAAGGCGTAGATTTATACATGGGCGGCAAAGTTGGCAAAGATGCTCACCTCGGTCAATGCGTGCAAAAAGGCATTCCCTGCGAAGACCTTAAGCCCATTTTACGTAACTTGTTAATCGAACGCTTTGGGGCAACGCCGAAGGTAGGCGCTTAA
- a CDS encoding nitrate reductase associated protein has protein sequence MSQFFQFEADFVESLRCIPMQVRLKLDTCGIKLKLNQWHQFNPTERQALVDQPCESPEEILAYRKFLQNLVQERTGQPASELPIETHPAWLNATEIPQQVQEKTQELNREMTLKAWENLTPVQRFALIKLSRPSHENHNFLPALQEFNLA, from the coding sequence ATGAGTCAATTCTTTCAATTTGAAGCTGATTTTGTAGAATCCTTAAGATGCATTCCCATGCAAGTTCGTCTCAAACTAGACACTTGTGGAATTAAACTTAAACTCAATCAATGGCATCAATTTAACCCCACAGAAAGACAAGCTTTAGTAGACCAACCGTGCGAAAGTCCTGAAGAAATTCTTGCCTATCGGAAATTCTTACAAAACCTCGTCCAAGAACGAACTGGACAACCCGCCTCGGAATTACCCATCGAAACGCATCCTGCCTGGTTAAATGCTACGGAAATTCCCCAACAGGTACAAGAAAAAACTCAAGAACTCAACCGAGAAATGACTCTAAAGGCTTGGGAAAATCTAACTCCCGTGCAGCGTTTCGCCTTAATTAAACTGAGTCGTCCCAGTCATGAAAATCATAACTTTTTACCAGCACTGCAAGAATTTAACTTAGCTTAA
- a CDS encoding nitrate ABC transporter ATP-binding protein (This model describes the ATP binding subunits of ATP-binding cassette (ABC) transporters for nitrate transport, or for bicarbonate transport, in bacteria and archaea.) — protein sequence MVNSNILVNPPIVSNPTPEAKPFLVLDNLSKVYPTPTGPYTVLENVNLTVSEGEFICLIGHSGCGKSTLLNMVGGFTQPTTGEVRLPTGVVTQPGPDRMVVFQNYSLLPWKTAFENIYLAVKSVFPHKSKKEKIEIVREHLALVGLEEAADKKPTQLSGGMKQRVAIARALAICPQVLILDEPFGALDPLTREDLQEELLDIWRRHQVTVLMITHDIDEALFLADRLVMMTNGPAATIGEVLNIPFSRPRNRAQIMEDPTYYDLRNYALDFLYHRYAHDDAA from the coding sequence ATGGTTAATAGCAACATCCTCGTCAACCCCCCAATCGTTTCTAACCCCACTCCAGAAGCGAAACCGTTTTTAGTCCTCGATAACCTGTCTAAGGTGTATCCCACGCCAACTGGACCCTACACCGTTTTGGAAAACGTCAATTTAACGGTCAGTGAAGGGGAATTTATCTGTTTGATCGGTCACTCCGGTTGCGGAAAGTCCACCTTGCTGAATATGGTCGGCGGGTTTACTCAACCCACCACCGGAGAAGTCCGCCTCCCCACAGGCGTTGTTACCCAACCGGGGCCCGATCGGATGGTGGTGTTTCAAAACTACTCCTTACTCCCCTGGAAAACCGCGTTTGAAAATATCTATTTAGCGGTGAAATCGGTTTTCCCCCACAAATCCAAAAAAGAGAAAATTGAAATTGTCCGCGAACACCTCGCCCTAGTGGGCTTAGAGGAAGCCGCTGATAAGAAGCCCACCCAACTCTCTGGCGGGATGAAACAGCGGGTGGCGATCGCGCGCGCCTTAGCCATTTGTCCCCAGGTGTTAATCCTTGACGAACCCTTTGGGGCCCTAGACCCCCTGACGCGGGAAGACTTGCAAGAAGAACTCCTAGACATCTGGCGACGCCATCAAGTCACCGTGTTAATGATTACCCACGATATTGATGAGGCGCTGTTCTTAGCCGATCGCTTGGTGATGATGACCAACGGGCCAGCCGCAACCATTGGAGAAGTGCTAAACATTCCCTTCTCCCGTCCCCGCAACCGCGCCCAAATTATGGAAGATCCGACTTACTACGATCTGCGGAACTACGCTTTAGATTTCTTGTATCATCGCTATGCTCACGATGATGCGGCTTAA
- a CDS encoding molybdopterin oxidoreductase family protein yields MNDITKTLCPYCGVGCGLEVLPPAQRGKATKRDDLGNPIWQVRGDRSHPSSQGMVCVKGATIAESLDKDRLFHPMIRESLDRPFRRASWDEALDLIVTRLQVVQQQLGPQGICMYGSGQLQTEDYYIAQKLLKGFLKTNNFDSNSRLCMSSAVVGYQQSLGSDGPPCCYEDLEQTDFAFLIGTNAAECHPIAFNRLRKYHKRNPRVKMVVVDPRRTATAEAADLHLAIKPGTDIDLLNGIAYLLMQWGAIHAPFIDECTSHFPEFAQLISEYTPERVAQRCDIPLDSLEEVARYWAESEKTISLWSMGMNQSSEGTAKVRSLINLHLMTGTIGKPGCGPFSLTGQPNAMGGRESGGLSSLLPGYRSVKNPVHRAEVEAFWGLPSGQISPQPGYTAGEMVQALETGGIGLLWVVATNPVVSLPDLERAKAALARSPFTIVQDAYYPTETTEFAHVLLPAAQWGEKTGTMTNSERVVTLCQAFRPPKGEAKPDWEIFAEVARRLGFGDRFIYPNSAAVYAEYVQITQGRVCDMSGLSHALLADGPIQWPYGSLEKHFDPQPNREPNKRLYTHFRFPTPDGRARFGAYHSRGLAEPPDPDYPLVLTTGRLYGHWHTQTRTGRIEKIQQMYPQPFIEIHPRDALKLGVVENDWVDVQSRRGKSRFAVKVTKAIAPGTVFVPMHWGSLWAENAEANALTHSECCPDSSQPELKACAVQLSKVKSEFVEMGTVGSPSLIAKH; encoded by the coding sequence ATGAACGATATCACTAAAACGCTTTGTCCATACTGTGGAGTTGGGTGCGGTTTAGAGGTGCTACCCCCCGCCCAACGGGGAAAAGCGACGAAACGAGACGATCTAGGGAACCCCATCTGGCAAGTCAGAGGCGATCGCAGCCACCCTTCTAGCCAGGGAATGGTCTGTGTTAAAGGGGCAACCATTGCAGAATCTTTAGATAAGGATCGACTCTTCCATCCGATGATCCGCGAATCGCTGGATCGACCGTTTCGTCGCGCCAGTTGGGATGAAGCGTTAGATTTAATCGTGACTCGCCTGCAAGTGGTGCAGCAACAACTCGGTCCCCAGGGAATCTGCATGTATGGTTCCGGTCAACTGCAAACGGAAGACTATTACATCGCCCAAAAGTTACTCAAGGGGTTTCTAAAAACCAATAACTTTGACTCCAATTCGCGCCTGTGCATGTCTTCGGCGGTGGTTGGCTATCAACAAAGTTTGGGTTCTGATGGGCCGCCTTGCTGTTATGAGGATTTGGAACAAACCGATTTTGCCTTCTTAATTGGTACCAATGCCGCCGAATGTCATCCGATCGCCTTTAATCGCCTGCGAAAGTATCACAAGCGCAACCCCCGCGTCAAAATGGTGGTGGTCGATCCGCGCCGAACGGCGACGGCGGAAGCAGCAGATTTGCACCTCGCGATTAAACCGGGTACGGATATTGACCTCCTGAATGGCATTGCTTACCTATTAATGCAGTGGGGGGCCATTCACGCCCCGTTTATTGATGAGTGTACGAGTCATTTTCCCGAATTTGCCCAGTTAATTAGCGAGTATACGCCGGAACGGGTGGCGCAGCGCTGCGATATTCCCCTAGACTCCTTGGAAGAGGTGGCCCGCTATTGGGCGGAGTCGGAAAAGACGATTTCCCTGTGGTCAATGGGGATGAATCAGTCTTCGGAAGGGACGGCGAAGGTGCGATCGCTAATTAATCTGCACCTGATGACGGGAACCATTGGCAAACCTGGATGCGGGCCGTTTTCCCTCACCGGACAGCCGAACGCAATGGGGGGACGCGAGTCGGGCGGGTTATCTAGCCTGTTACCGGGGTATCGATCGGTAAAGAATCCGGTGCATCGGGCGGAGGTAGAAGCCTTTTGGGGTCTACCTTCGGGTCAAATCTCGCCGCAACCGGGATACACCGCCGGGGAAATGGTGCAGGCGCTGGAAACGGGCGGAATTGGGCTGCTGTGGGTGGTTGCGACTAATCCGGTGGTGAGTTTGCCGGATCTCGAACGGGCTAAGGCCGCGTTGGCGCGATCGCCCTTTACGATCGTTCAAGATGCCTACTATCCCACGGAAACCACCGAATTTGCCCATGTCTTGTTACCCGCCGCCCAATGGGGCGAGAAAACGGGGACAATGACCAACTCCGAACGGGTTGTCACCCTCTGTCAGGCGTTTAGACCGCCCAAGGGCGAGGCGAAGCCGGACTGGGAGATTTTTGCAGAGGTGGCCCGCCGTTTGGGTTTTGGCGATCGCTTTATCTACCCAAATTCAGCCGCAGTTTACGCGGAATACGTGCAGATCACCCAAGGACGGGTTTGCGATATGTCTGGCTTAAGCCACGCACTCCTCGCCGATGGCCCGATCCAATGGCCCTACGGTAGCCTGGAAAAGCATTTCGACCCCCAACCCAACCGAGAACCCAATAAACGCCTCTACACCCATTTCCGCTTCCCAACCCCAGACGGACGCGCCCGGTTTGGGGCCTATCATTCGCGAGGGTTGGCCGAACCCCCCGATCCCGATTATCCCCTGGTTCTCACCACCGGACGCCTCTACGGGCATTGGCACACCCAAACCCGGACGGGGAGAATTGAGAAGATTCAGCAAATGTATCCCCAACCGTTTATTGAGATTCATCCCCGCGATGCGTTGAAGTTGGGGGTGGTGGAAAATGATTGGGTCGATGTTCAAAGTCGGCGCGGGAAGTCGCGGTTTGCGGTGAAGGTGACAAAAGCGATCGCGCCAGGAACGGTGTTTGTCCCCATGCACTGGGGCAGTTTGTGGGCGGAAAATGCTGAAGCTAATGCCCTAACGCATTCTGAATGTTGTCCCGATTCCAGCCAGCCTGAACTGAAAGCTTGTGCTGTACAATTGAGCAAAGTTAAATCTGAATTTGTAGAAATGGGGACTGTAGGCTCTCCTTCACTAATCGCTAAACATTAG
- a CDS encoding nitrate ABC transporter ATP-binding protein (This model describes the ATP binding subunits of ATP-binding cassette (ABC) transporters for nitrate transport, or for bicarbonate transport, in bacteria and archaea.) → MSAFVEVDHIDRIFPLPNGESYIALKNIELKINKGEFISLIGHSGCGKSTLLNIIAGLDRPTTGGVILEGREVQKPGPDRMVVFQNYSLLPWKTVRENIALAVDRVMRHLPKGERKGIVEHHIDIVGLRHAAHKRPAQLSGGMKQRVAIARALAIRPKLLLLDEPFGALDALTRGSLQEQLMKICQENEVTCVMVTHDVDEALLLSDRIVMLTNGPAAHIGQILDVPIPRPRQRLDVVNHPSYYALRNEMLYFLNQQKRAKRTKAKQPIAIGRNGLEKVNLDIGFIPLTDCAPLVVAKEKGIFARHGLEEVNLVRKPGWRALASDMASGQLDAAQMLAGMPLAMTLGMENQPSVPIVTALTLSRNGNAITWSKQLYDQGIRSLEDFKRSMLADSDKVHTFGMVHPTSMHNLLLRYWFASHGIDPDWDINLTVIPPPQMVSNLKAGNIDGYCVGEPWNSRAVYEGLGVVMATDLDLWAGHIEKVLGVREAWANQYPQTHLALVTALLEACEYCDDRRNREEILQLICRPEYVGSAPEYTRPGLLDPYNKGTGEPVQLLDYNQFYVDRTNCPDRTQMLWVMAQMARWGITPFPKNWVEIIERVCKIDVFSEAARSLGFLDTERDRAPIQLWDGEVFNPDDPIGYLSQVAIKRDIQIQEIMLANDDTPTPSPSLRKIA, encoded by the coding sequence ATGAGTGCTTTTGTAGAAGTTGACCATATCGATCGCATTTTTCCCTTACCCAACGGGGAAAGTTATATCGCCCTCAAAAATATCGAACTCAAGATTAATAAAGGGGAATTTATCTCCTTGATCGGTCACTCCGGTTGCGGCAAATCCACTCTTTTGAACATCATTGCGGGCTTAGATCGACCCACCACTGGCGGCGTCATCTTAGAAGGGCGAGAAGTCCAAAAACCAGGGCCCGATCGGATGGTCGTGTTTCAAAACTATTCCTTGCTGCCTTGGAAAACCGTTCGCGAGAATATCGCCCTCGCCGTCGATCGCGTTATGCGGCACCTACCCAAAGGCGAGCGTAAAGGCATTGTTGAGCATCATATTGATATTGTGGGCTTGCGCCATGCGGCTCACAAGCGGCCGGCCCAACTGTCTGGAGGGATGAAACAACGGGTGGCGATCGCCCGCGCCCTCGCCATTCGTCCCAAACTTCTTTTGCTAGACGAACCCTTTGGGGCCCTAGATGCCCTGACGCGGGGCAGTCTGCAAGAGCAGTTAATGAAAATTTGCCAAGAAAACGAAGTCACCTGCGTGATGGTGACGCACGATGTAGACGAAGCCCTGCTATTATCTGACCGGATCGTCATGCTCACCAATGGCCCGGCGGCCCATATCGGTCAGATTTTGGACGTTCCTATTCCCCGTCCCCGCCAGCGCCTCGATGTGGTTAACCATCCCAGTTACTACGCCCTGCGGAACGAAATGCTGTATTTCCTCAACCAGCAAAAACGGGCGAAGCGCACCAAAGCCAAGCAGCCGATCGCGATCGGTCGCAACGGCTTAGAGAAAGTCAACCTCGATATCGGCTTTATTCCCCTCACCGACTGCGCCCCCTTAGTCGTCGCCAAAGAAAAAGGCATTTTTGCCCGTCACGGCTTAGAAGAAGTCAACCTGGTTCGCAAACCGGGCTGGCGGGCGCTGGCTAGCGATATGGCATCAGGACAGTTAGACGCGGCCCAAATGCTAGCCGGAATGCCCCTGGCGATGACCTTGGGCATGGAGAATCAACCTTCAGTTCCCATCGTCACAGCCCTTACCCTGTCGCGCAATGGTAACGCCATCACCTGGAGCAAGCAACTGTATGACCAGGGAATCCGCAGCTTAGAAGATTTTAAACGCTCCATGCTGGCCGATTCCGATAAAGTGCATACCTTTGGCATGGTGCATCCCACCTCCATGCACAACCTGTTATTGCGCTACTGGTTTGCTAGTCATGGCATCGATCCAGATTGGGATATCAACCTCACCGTAATTCCTCCGCCGCAAATGGTCTCGAACCTGAAGGCCGGAAATATTGACGGCTATTGCGTGGGCGAACCTTGGAATTCGCGGGCCGTGTATGAAGGTTTAGGGGTGGTGATGGCCACCGATCTAGACCTGTGGGCGGGACATATTGAGAAAGTGTTAGGCGTGCGCGAAGCCTGGGCGAATCAGTATCCCCAAACTCATCTAGCGTTGGTGACAGCGTTATTAGAAGCTTGCGAGTATTGCGACGATCGCCGCAACCGCGAAGAAATTCTGCAACTGATCTGTCGCCCGGAATACGTGGGTTCCGCCCCGGAATATACCCGTCCCGGCTTGCTCGATCCTTACAACAAAGGCACCGGGGAACCCGTTCAACTGCTAGATTACAATCAATTTTACGTCGATCGTACCAACTGCCCCGACCGGACGCAAATGTTGTGGGTGATGGCACAGATGGCGCGTTGGGGAATTACGCCTTTCCCGAAAAACTGGGTAGAAATTATTGAACGCGTTTGCAAAATCGATGTGTTTAGCGAAGCGGCGAGAAGTTTAGGCTTCTTAGATACAGAACGCGATCGCGCTCCCATTCAATTATGGGATGGCGAAGTCTTTAACCCCGACGATCCCATCGGCTATCTCAGCCAAGTGGCGATCAAGCGCGACATTCAAATTCAAGAAATTATGCTGGCGAACGATGACACCCCGACCCCTTCGCCTAGCCTGCGGAAAATTGCCTAA
- the ntrB gene encoding nitrate ABC transporter permease, giving the protein MTPNAAIAFLQKRSQKVIRPAIAIAIFLVIWQILCSSPDANLPTPIQTVQETWDLIIDPFFDRGGTDKGMALQIFASLRRVAVGFTLSAVVGIALGILIGTNRFVYDAVDPIFQVLRTVPPLAWLPISLAAFRDSEPSAIFVIFITSIWPILINTTVGVQQIPQDYRNVARVLQLSKRDYFFNILFPATVPYIFTGLRIGIGLSWLAIIAAEMLVGGVGIGFFIWDAWNSSQISEIILALIYVGIVGLLLDRLMGFVASKVVPEEAK; this is encoded by the coding sequence ATGACTCCCAATGCCGCGATCGCCTTTTTGCAGAAACGATCGCAAAAAGTCATCCGCCCCGCGATCGCGATCGCTATCTTTCTGGTCATTTGGCAAATTCTCTGCTCTAGCCCTGACGCCAACTTGCCTACGCCCATCCAAACCGTCCAAGAAACCTGGGACTTAATTATCGATCCCTTTTTCGATCGCGGCGGTACCGATAAAGGGATGGCCCTGCAAATCTTTGCTAGCCTGCGACGGGTTGCAGTGGGCTTCACCCTATCGGCAGTGGTCGGAATTGCATTAGGCATTCTTATTGGAACCAACCGCTTTGTTTACGATGCCGTCGATCCCATTTTCCAAGTCTTAAGAACCGTTCCGCCCCTGGCTTGGTTGCCCATTTCCCTAGCCGCTTTCCGCGATAGCGAACCCAGCGCCATTTTCGTCATCTTCATTACCTCCATTTGGCCGATCTTAATTAACACCACCGTCGGCGTTCAACAAATTCCCCAAGACTATCGCAACGTGGCTCGCGTTTTACAACTGTCAAAGCGAGATTACTTCTTTAACATTCTGTTTCCGGCAACCGTTCCTTACATCTTTACCGGATTGCGGATTGGGATTGGTTTATCGTGGCTGGCAATTATTGCCGCAGAAATGTTAGTGGGGGGCGTGGGCATCGGCTTCTTTATTTGGGATGCCTGGAATAGCTCGCAAATCAGCGAAATTATCCTCGCTTTGATTTACGTCGGAATTGTCGGTTTACTCCTCGATCGCCTGATGGGATTTGTCGCCTCCAAAGTCGTCCCTGAAGAAGCGAAATAG
- a CDS encoding CmpA/NrtA family ABC transporter substrate-binding protein, which produces MSNFSRRKFLFTAATATASTLLIHGCTSGSNNNTTTAGTVPAANVNPADSPEVTGAKLGFIALTDAAPLIIAREKGMFAKYGMPDVEVLKQASWGTTRDNLELGSTGGGIDGAHILTPMPYLMALGTVTQQPVPMYILARLNYNGQGIQLSNNYKDLGVGIDAKALKDGFAREKANGRNDLKAAMTFPGGTHDMWIRYWMAAAGINPDTDVSTIVVPPPQMVANVKVNNMEAFCVGEPWPLQTVNQGIGFMAATTGELWKDHPEKAFAMRADWVDSHPKAAKALLMAVMEAQQWCDQAENKEEMCQILAKREWFRVPFDDIIDRSLGKYDYGTGRVEDFSNSLVMKYWKDNASYPYKSHDLWFLTENIRWGYLKPDTDMQAIIDKVNREDLWREAAQTMGVPTAQIPSSPSRGVETFFDGVTFDPENPEAYLRRLEIKKVNI; this is translated from the coding sequence ATGAGTAACTTTTCTCGACGCAAATTTCTGTTCACCGCCGCCACCGCCACCGCTAGCACCCTCCTGATCCACGGCTGTACCTCCGGCAGCAATAACAACACCACAACCGCCGGAACCGTACCTGCTGCCAACGTTAACCCCGCAGATAGCCCAGAAGTCACTGGAGCAAAGCTAGGATTTATTGCTCTGACAGATGCTGCCCCTTTGATCATTGCTAGAGAAAAAGGGATGTTTGCCAAGTATGGGATGCCTGATGTGGAAGTGCTGAAGCAGGCTTCCTGGGGCACAACCCGCGATAACCTAGAACTCGGTTCTACAGGGGGTGGCATTGATGGGGCGCATATTCTCACCCCCATGCCTTACCTGATGGCTTTAGGGACAGTGACTCAGCAACCCGTCCCCATGTATATCTTGGCGCGGTTAAATTACAACGGTCAGGGCATTCAACTTTCAAATAACTATAAGGATTTAGGGGTAGGCATTGATGCTAAAGCCCTCAAAGATGGTTTTGCTAGAGAAAAAGCCAATGGCAGAAACGATCTAAAAGCTGCTATGACTTTCCCCGGCGGTACCCATGATATGTGGATTCGCTACTGGATGGCGGCGGCGGGCATTAACCCCGATACCGATGTTTCTACGATTGTGGTACCGCCACCGCAAATGGTGGCTAACGTGAAGGTGAACAACATGGAAGCCTTCTGCGTGGGAGAACCCTGGCCGTTGCAAACCGTAAACCAAGGGATTGGGTTTATGGCCGCAACCACGGGCGAATTGTGGAAAGATCACCCCGAAAAAGCCTTTGCAATGCGAGCAGATTGGGTAGACAGCCACCCGAAAGCAGCAAAAGCGCTATTGATGGCCGTGATGGAGGCGCAACAGTGGTGCGACCAAGCCGAGAATAAGGAAGAAATGTGCCAAATCTTGGCGAAGCGGGAATGGTTTAGAGTTCCTTTCGATGATATTATCGACCGCTCCCTTGGGAAATACGATTACGGAACCGGGCGGGTCGAAGATTTCAGCAATTCCTTGGTGATGAAGTATTGGAAAGATAATGCTTCTTACCCCTATAAGAGCCATGACCTGTGGTTCTTAACCGAGAACATTCGTTGGGGCTATCTCAAGCCGGATACGGATATGCAAGCCATTATTGACAAGGTAAACCGCGAAGACTTGTGGCGGGAAGCCGCACAGACAATGGGCGTTCCGACGGCACAAATTCCCTCTAGCCCCTCTCGCGGTGTCGAAACTTTCTTTGATGGCGTCACCTTCGATCCGGAAAACCCAGAGGCTTATCTCAGACGGTTGGAAATTAAGAAAGTCAATATCTAG
- a CDS encoding phosphate-starvation-inducible PsiE family protein, whose translation MRWFKKFIRNLTISDPDNEHFLKFIHRLEVLVSKILSLLMIGIIFVSLFDLVSFLVQQVFSPPTGFFNRTLFEIFGLFLNVLIALELLENITAYLQRNVIHVELVIVTSLIAVARKVIIFDLEKKQAIDLIALALTILALSISYLLIRLSRIKDRP comes from the coding sequence ATGCGGTGGTTCAAAAAATTTATCCGGAATCTCACAATCTCCGATCCGGATAACGAGCATTTTCTCAAATTCATTCATCGCCTTGAAGTTCTGGTCAGTAAAATACTTTCCCTATTGATGATAGGGATTATTTTCGTTTCTCTATTCGATCTGGTTAGCTTCTTAGTTCAGCAAGTCTTTTCCCCTCCTACTGGCTTTTTTAATCGCACCCTATTTGAGATTTTTGGTTTATTCTTAAATGTTCTCATTGCTTTAGAATTACTAGAAAATATCACTGCTTATCTCCAGCGCAACGTCATTCATGTCGAATTAGTGATTGTCACTTCCTTGATTGCTGTTGCCCGAAAAGTGATTATTTTCGATCTTGAAAAAAAGCAAGCCATAGACCTAATTGCACTTGCTCTCACCATTTTAGCCCTTTCCATTAGCTATCTTTTAATTCGGCTTTCCCGAATCAAAGATCGACCCTAA